A window of the Candidatus Tisiphia endosymbiont of Dascillus cervinus genome harbors these coding sequences:
- a CDS encoding Mu transposase domain-containing protein, whose amino-acid sequence MWVKVRVKAARIKLCYSRYSLVVVYPNEQLEMFMDAHEQAFKFFAGCCKNGIYDNMKTAVKKILIGKDRIFNEKFVQMASHHLFEPLACTPASGWEKGQVEKQVGDTRRNFFTPILKGDSYEAINIQLREMSIEWAKTKRHPKFTKKTILEIYEEEKAYLIGYRGQFTGYRLHPTTVSSLSLIQYDSNMYSVPCEYVGLSVQIKSYAWQIVILHESKIIAEHVRCFKRYQKIYNPWHYITAPLRKPAALRNGAPFKELMSLLPATFSKVRSKLEFYKDGDKQFIDILLLVNKHGLDKTYAMRKKMVHYVEYNLQMPRG is encoded by the coding sequence TTGTGGGTAAAAGTAAGAGTTAAAGCTGCGAGAATAAAGCTATGCTATAGTCGTTATTCTTTGGTAGTAGTTTATCCTAATGAACAGCTGGAAATGTTTATGGATGCCCATGAACAAGCTTTTAAGTTTTTTGCTGGTTGCTGTAAGAATGGTATTTATGACAATATGAAGACAGCTGTTAAGAAAATACTTATCGGTAAAGATCGCATTTTTAACGAGAAGTTTGTCCAAATGGCCTCTCACCACTTATTTGAGCCACTTGCCTGTACTCCAGCATCGGGATGGGAGAAAGGACAGGTTGAGAAACAAGTAGGAGACACTAGGCGTAACTTTTTTACTCCAATATTGAAAGGAGATAGTTATGAAGCTATTAACATTCAGCTAAGAGAAATGTCTATAGAGTGGGCTAAAACTAAGAGACATCCTAAGTTTACAAAAAAAACGATTCTAGAAATATATGAGGAAGAGAAGGCATATTTAATAGGATATAGAGGGCAGTTTACCGGTTATAGATTACATCCAACTACCGTATCATCTTTGAGTTTAATACAATACGACAGCAATATGTATAGTGTTCCGTGTGAATATGTGGGACTTAGTGTACAGATTAAATCCTATGCTTGGCAGATAGTAATTTTACATGAAAGCAAGATTATTGCAGAACATGTTCGTTGTTTTAAACGCTATCAGAAAATTTATAATCCATGGCACTATATAACAGCTCCATTACGTAAACCTGCTGCTTTACGTAATGGAGCACCATTCAAAGAGTTAATGAGTTTACTACCAGCAACATTTAGTAAGGTGCGAAGTAAGTTAGAATTCTACAAAGATGGTGATAAACAATTTATAGATATTTTATTGCTTGTCAATAAGCACGGATTAGACAAAACTTACGCTATGAGAAAAAAAATGGTACATTATGTTGAGTATAATTTACAAATGCCAAGAGGATAA
- a CDS encoding PD-(D/E)XK nuclease family transposase, whose translation MSNDKPLISFDYAIKYLLKDKGDYAIVEGFISALLKTKGYKDVKIVALLETESNKEDSKSKRSLADVIVEDEDHHKYIIEIERNVKDSFIHKACFNTSRLIVDNLAQREDYTQIIKIFHISLLYFPIGNGNGTIYHGKTIIHEIETNERLNVHIKNMETFEVFDATDILPEYFYISVPLFNPSCQLIILAKAIFNAGFM comes from the coding sequence ATGAGTAACGATAAACCGTTAATTTCCTTTGACTATGCTATTAAGTACCTTCTGAAAGATAAAGGCGATTATGCTATAGTAGAAGGTTTTATCTCAGCTCTTCTTAAGACCAAGGGTTATAAGGACGTTAAAATAGTAGCCTTACTTGAGACCGAGAGTAACAAAGAAGATAGTAAAAGCAAAAGAAGTCTAGCTGATGTAATTGTAGAAGACGAAGATCACCATAAATACATTATTGAAATCGAGCGTAATGTTAAGGATTCTTTTATTCATAAGGCCTGCTTTAACACCTCAAGACTCATAGTTGATAACCTTGCTCAAAGAGAAGATTATACCCAAATAATAAAGATATTTCATATATCCCTACTCTATTTTCCTATAGGAAATGGTAATGGAACTATTTACCATGGTAAAACTATTATTCATGAGATAGAAACTAATGAAAGATTAAATGTGCATATTAAGAACATGGAGACTTTTGAGGTTTTTGATGCTACTGACATCCTACCAGAGTATTTTTATATATCAGTGCCTTTGTTTAACCCGAGTTGCCAATTAATTATACTGGCAAAAGCTATATTTAACGCTGGTTTCATGTGA
- a CDS encoding glycosyltransferase, with amino-acid sequence MNSKETLILVSDIRGWAFDNVAQYVQSLLSNQYDCHIIYSCDYKTYKDFLIKLNQYTSIKLIHFFYRGYLTELLRSIADNSSNSKATGEILVNTTITTSIPDHLFIESESEILKNLPTFQFIDNYYTTSKRLYDIYANIIDYPKPWQVIYDNVLIHDAESSHDEDHASLVVTWIGNSSWGSWYSSTPDYKGLKTVIIPALEQIDKDGIHIKRCIVDKNERIRSKQEIWEILKRTDILLIASVQEGTPLTIIEAMAFGCAIITTDVGIAREVLPEVQHEFIINRNHTGFINAIKKLNVERELLAKIKQQNCLSYQEIFANKTQMQNLWYSFVEDSVNNHAKKQILQTKQQILRNIELVNNKDSSFVTYRLLSRLLSLPFLKKIARFLLKYSWVKLSVRRIITIFYSFFSKNDYDNFKNFIIKYQGQNQDRCHSSNGGNLEPLPLGQKDMDDIYVIYPSIFPGVANSTKGLFDKTIPFPMGKLNVLISYINSYLPDKVITQIAKLLIKTGIKNLIISGGLDVHIQLVEKLHEMKGDNCLNIYYLWHGSPAQWVGIGHCQTFYKWLNLYKQHKIKSIITLKNGLEQFLIANGVQSYLLQNFIPLLIEKKIISRETGKFKIGIWSTSNIWIKNLYPQFAAISMFKDRVCCYTNFSFDNNKYASWMMEDVELKVFPENLPHKELIKLMANTNLTLYITNSECSPMIVLESLGLGVPCLVGPTADVYDDEFLRDMLTVNRVDCPLTIFNAVEKVRQNIDIICSKLPDFIKKYNEKALVLKNSLLTVIKDNHMN; translated from the coding sequence ATGAATTCAAAAGAAACCCTGATTTTAGTATCTGATATTAGGGGATGGGCTTTTGATAACGTCGCTCAATATGTTCAATCTTTGCTAAGCAACCAATATGATTGTCATATTATTTACAGCTGTGATTACAAAACATATAAGGATTTTTTAATCAAATTAAACCAATATACTTCTATTAAATTAATACATTTTTTCTATCGTGGCTATCTGACAGAATTACTAAGAAGCATAGCAGATAATTCTAGTAATAGTAAGGCTACAGGAGAAATATTAGTAAATACTACTATTACCACTAGCATACCTGATCATCTATTTATTGAAAGTGAAAGTGAAATATTAAAAAATTTACCAACTTTCCAATTTATTGATAACTACTACACTACTTCTAAAAGATTATATGATATTTATGCAAATATCATAGATTATCCAAAGCCTTGGCAAGTAATTTATGATAATGTACTAATTCATGATGCGGAATCAAGTCATGATGAAGATCATGCAAGTTTAGTTGTAACATGGATTGGTAATAGTTCTTGGGGAAGTTGGTATAGTAGTACTCCTGATTATAAAGGTCTAAAAACAGTAATTATACCGGCACTAGAACAGATTGATAAAGATGGAATTCATATCAAAAGATGTATAGTGGATAAAAATGAGCGAATACGTTCTAAACAAGAAATTTGGGAAATTTTAAAAAGAACAGACATTTTGCTAATAGCATCTGTGCAAGAAGGAACGCCGCTAACCATTATTGAAGCTATGGCATTTGGTTGTGCAATTATCACTACAGATGTAGGTATTGCTAGGGAGGTGTTACCTGAGGTGCAACATGAATTTATAATTAACCGGAATCATACAGGATTTATAAATGCAATAAAAAAATTAAATGTTGAGAGGGAACTATTAGCAAAGATTAAACAACAAAACTGTCTGTCTTATCAAGAAATCTTTGCAAATAAAACTCAAATGCAAAACTTATGGTATTCATTTGTAGAAGACTCAGTAAACAATCATGCCAAAAAACAGATATTACAAACAAAACAACAAATTTTAAGAAATATAGAGCTTGTTAATAATAAAGATTCTTCCTTTGTAACGTATAGACTACTCTCAAGACTCCTTTCCTTACCCTTTCTTAAGAAAATAGCACGATTTCTTCTAAAATATTCTTGGGTTAAGTTGTCTGTTAGACGAATAATTACTATATTCTATTCTTTTTTTTCAAAAAATGACTATGATAATTTTAAAAATTTTATAATCAAATATCAAGGACAAAATCAAGATCGATGTCATTCCAGCAACGGCGGAAATCTAGAACCGCTGCCTCTAGGGCAAAAAGATATGGATGATATTTATGTAATTTATCCTAGCATTTTTCCTGGAGTTGCTAATTCCACTAAAGGATTATTTGATAAAACAATTCCTTTTCCTATGGGAAAACTCAACGTTTTGATAAGTTATATTAACTCGTATTTACCTGACAAAGTTATTACTCAAATAGCAAAATTACTTATAAAGACAGGTATTAAAAACTTAATTATATCTGGAGGGCTTGATGTTCATATTCAATTAGTAGAGAAGCTACATGAAATGAAAGGGGATAATTGTTTAAATATCTACTATTTATGGCATGGTTCTCCTGCCCAATGGGTAGGTATTGGTCATTGCCAAACTTTTTATAAATGGTTGAATTTATATAAGCAGCATAAAATTAAATCCATTATCACTCTAAAAAATGGTCTAGAACAATTTCTTATAGCCAATGGTGTACAATCTTATCTATTACAAAACTTCATACCATTGCTGATAGAAAAAAAGATAATTTCCCGAGAAACTGGTAAATTTAAAATTGGTATATGGAGTACATCAAACATATGGATCAAGAATCTCTACCCTCAATTTGCGGCGATAAGTATGTTTAAAGATCGAGTTTGTTGTTATACTAATTTCTCTTTTGATAACAATAAATATGCTTCTTGGATGATGGAAGATGTAGAACTTAAAGTTTTTCCTGAGAATTTACCACATAAAGAATTAATAAAATTGATGGCAAATACTAATTTAACTTTATACATTACTAATTCGGAATGTTCCCCTATGATAGTTTTAGAAAGCCTAGGTTTAGGAGTACCTTGTTTAGTCGGTCCTACAGCGGATGTTTATGATGATGAATTTTTACGTGATATGTTAACGGTTAACCGTGTTGACTGTCCGTTAACTATATTTAATGCCGTAGAAAAGGTTCGACAAAATATTGATATAATCTGTTCTAAGCTACCTGACTTCATTAAAAAATATAATGAAAAAGCTCTTGTTTTAAAAAACTCTTTGCTGACAGTTATAAAAGATAATCATATGAATTAA
- a CDS encoding NAD-dependent epimerase/dehydratase family protein, translated as MSNYLVTGGAGFIGSHLVNLLVKEGNQVVILDDLSTGNFNNSFNKNVEFVQGNILDQDILEKLFRNIDGCFHLAAIANVQESIDNWYHNHQVNLTGTINIFLQASKQNIPVVYASSAAVYGTVSDFPLQENGKVNPLSPYAVDKLACELQAKVFGELKSLKTCGLRLFNVYGKGQLRGSDYSGVISIFKQKVEEGKELVVFGDGNQSRDFIHVSDVTNMCVRALSIASTSAPILNVCTGRTYSINELIQLINKIAIVKGIKYLPTQTGSINISVGSTELAQQLLNYMPVYELEAGLLELFSVNL; from the coding sequence ATGTCAAATTATTTAGTTACTGGAGGTGCTGGTTTCATCGGCTCACATCTTGTTAACTTACTAGTAAAAGAAGGTAATCAGGTTGTAATATTAGATGATCTTTCAACAGGTAATTTCAATAATTCGTTTAATAAAAATGTTGAATTTGTTCAAGGGAATATCTTAGATCAAGATATTTTAGAAAAACTATTTAGAAATATTGATGGTTGCTTCCATCTTGCAGCGATAGCAAATGTACAGGAATCAATTGATAATTGGTATCACAATCATCAAGTGAATTTAACAGGAACTATTAATATATTTCTTCAGGCAAGTAAACAGAATATACCCGTTGTATATGCATCATCTGCTGCCGTTTATGGCACAGTAAGTGACTTTCCTTTACAAGAGAATGGTAAGGTAAACCCGCTTTCTCCTTATGCAGTGGATAAATTAGCCTGTGAGCTGCAAGCTAAGGTTTTTGGTGAGCTTAAATCTCTTAAAACCTGTGGTTTACGCCTTTTTAATGTTTATGGTAAAGGGCAACTTAGAGGTTCTGATTACTCTGGTGTAATATCAATATTTAAACAGAAAGTAGAAGAGGGTAAGGAGCTGGTTGTTTTTGGTGATGGTAATCAAAGTCGTGATTTTATACATGTTTCAGATGTTACCAATATGTGTGTTAGAGCCTTGTCTATTGCGAGTACCTCAGCCCCTATACTAAATGTTTGTACGGGACGTACCTACTCTATAAATGAACTTATTCAACTAATTAATAAGATTGCTATTGTTAAAGGAATAAAATATCTACCAACTCAGACCGGGAGTATAAATATTTCTGTTGGCAGCACAGAATTGGCTCAGCAACTTTTAAATTATATGCCAGTATATGAGTTAGAAGCTGGATTATTAGAGCTATTTAGTGTAAATTTATGA
- a CDS encoding glycosyltransferase family 4 protein has translation MKKIIIFTNTDWHFYAHLLPIALTAKMQGYEVKVLTNISEFKDKIEQHGLQVIPISIKRGSINPFTDLVLLSKLISILNKEKPDILHNFTIKPIFYGSITAFLCSICSKKKSLPQVINTFVGMGLIFISSNLLLILVRSIIVRIISIIGYYKSMLFVVQNDDDLALLVKLAIAPKNLIVKQCSVGIETEKFPFLLEPLGSKIVVALVARMIIDKGIYEFIYAAKILKQKGINADFWLVGEPDKDNKQSIAQSILEDYQNLGYIKYLGYQKNIEEIWKKAHIAVLPSYREGLSRSLLEAGAYGRAIITTDAPGGRELIQDQINGLLVKPQNTEDLARAMELLITMPLLRKHLGKKIRQDILEKYDCQLISEKMVNFYDYPE, from the coding sequence ATGAAAAAAATTATCATTTTTACAAATACAGATTGGCACTTTTATGCCCATCTTCTACCAATTGCTTTAACTGCTAAAATGCAAGGCTATGAAGTTAAAGTGTTAACAAATATTAGTGAATTCAAAGATAAGATAGAACAGCATGGTTTACAAGTAATTCCAATTTCAATAAAGCGTGGAAGTATCAACCCTTTTACTGATTTAGTATTATTAAGCAAGTTAATTAGCATATTAAATAAAGAGAAACCGGATATATTGCATAATTTTACTATAAAACCAATTTTTTATGGGAGTATAACTGCCTTCTTATGCAGTATATGCTCAAAAAAGAAGAGCTTACCACAAGTTATTAACACTTTTGTTGGTATGGGTTTAATTTTTATAAGTAGTAATCTTTTGCTAATATTAGTTAGAAGCATTATCGTTAGAATAATATCCATAATAGGGTATTATAAAAGTATGTTATTTGTTGTACAAAACGATGATGATTTAGCTTTACTGGTAAAATTAGCTATAGCACCCAAAAATTTAATTGTTAAACAATGCAGCGTTGGTATAGAAACTGAAAAGTTTCCTTTTCTTCTAGAACCACTAGGTAGTAAAATAGTGGTGGCATTGGTAGCTAGAATGATTATTGATAAAGGTATATATGAATTTATATATGCTGCAAAAATATTAAAACAAAAAGGTATAAATGCTGATTTTTGGTTAGTTGGTGAACCTGATAAAGATAATAAGCAATCAATAGCACAATCAATATTAGAAGACTATCAAAATCTAGGATATATCAAATATCTTGGTTATCAGAAAAATATAGAAGAAATATGGAAAAAAGCACATATTGCAGTATTACCTTCCTACCGTGAAGGGCTAAGTCGTAGTCTTTTAGAGGCTGGAGCATATGGTAGAGCCATTATTACTACTGATGCCCCAGGTGGTAGAGAATTAATACAAGACCAAATAAACGGATTATTAGTTAAACCGCAAAATACAGAAGATTTAGCAAGAGCTATGGAGCTATTAATCACTATGCCTCTACTTAGAAAACACCTAGGTAAAAAAATTCGACAAGATATTTTAGAAAAATATGATTGCCAATTAATATCCGAGAAGATGGTTAATTTCTACGACTACCCCGAATAA
- a CDS encoding IS982 family transposase, with the protein MKKDFTAIYCFVDDFIKNLENNLPTINSSKFKPGVSNYLSISEVLTILIGYYDSYCDCFKHYYKQVILHNYTEDFKLVSYEHFTKLIGRSMPYLAILLNHLLAECTGLSFVDATGIAVCKNYRISSHKVFKGIAARGKTTKGWFYGLKLHLIIDSEGNLIKVSFSSGNKDDRKGLKGMIFGIYGKVFGDRGYISKELFDDLYDKGIQLITRVKKNMKNILIPIIDKVMLLKRTLIETVIGKLKFLDKLEHSRHRSVTNAFSHMLSCLINYQLLENKPSIKTLLPIELFDIQN; encoded by the coding sequence ATGAAAAAAGATTTTACCGCAATTTACTGTTTTGTCGACGATTTTATAAAGAATTTGGAAAATAATTTGCCTACAATTAATAGTAGTAAATTTAAACCTGGTGTAAGTAATTATTTATCAATAAGCGAAGTATTAACCATATTAATTGGTTACTATGATTCATATTGTGATTGTTTTAAGCATTATTACAAACAAGTAATCTTACATAATTATACAGAAGATTTTAAACTTGTTAGTTATGAACATTTTACTAAATTGATAGGTAGAAGTATGCCTTATTTAGCAATATTACTGAATCATTTGCTTGCTGAATGCACAGGTCTGTCTTTTGTAGATGCTACAGGTATAGCCGTATGTAAGAATTATCGTATAAGTTCACATAAGGTTTTTAAAGGAATAGCGGCAAGAGGAAAAACCACTAAGGGGTGGTTTTATGGACTAAAGTTACATTTAATCATAGATTCCGAAGGTAATCTGATAAAGGTATCTTTCAGCAGTGGTAATAAGGATGATAGGAAAGGACTTAAAGGAATGATATTTGGTATATATGGCAAAGTTTTTGGCGATCGCGGTTATATATCTAAAGAATTATTTGATGATTTGTATGACAAAGGCATCCAACTTATTACTCGGGTTAAAAAGAATATGAAAAATATATTAATCCCTATTATAGATAAGGTTATGTTGCTCAAAAGAACTCTGATAGAAACCGTAATAGGCAAACTTAAATTTCTTGATAAGTTAGAGCATTCTAGACATAGATCAGTTACAAATGCATTTAGTCATATGCTATCCTGCCTAATCAATTATCAGTTGCTAGAAAACAAACCTTCTATCAAAACTTTGCTTCCTATAGAACTTTTTGATATACAAAATTAA
- a CDS encoding UvrD-helicase domain-containing protein, translated as MTQQSFLNSLNPQQLLAVSHVHGPILVLAGAGTGKTKVLTTRIANIIQQGLTLPQNILAVTFTNKAAREMQDRINKMIDCYGLNIGTFHSIAARILRQQAEHLNFSLNSRFTIISPDDQLKLVKDIVKQKNIDTKKYVPKLLHIIISCWKDQGLLPYKLSESDIKLPIHKVAQFVYDEYQQNLLASNVVDFGDLLLYNNELFIKNPIILKYYQEQYKYILIDEYQDTNAVQYLWARMLASSSKNICCVGDDDQSIYSWRGAEVGNILRFEKDFPNATIIKLEQNYRSSSKILLAASSVINHNKNRHGKTLWTDKNDGEKIKIISCWNDKEEARFVVSEISKLVTEGKYNAGLVAILVRAGFQTRAFEEVFISNALPYKIIGGLKFYERMEIRDLLAYIRITLNHSDNLALERIINVPRRAIGNTTLKQIKDYAVEHNIPIIAAIRQMLQAEIFKNKVKDSLNKFISNIDNWSLRYRNDPAINVTKSLLEESGYLEMLQEEKTDEATGRIENINEMLRAIAEFDNIQDFIEHSSLVMENEELESNFGGSVSIMTLHAAKGLEFDLVFLPGWEEGVFPHQRSLREGEKGLEEERRIAYVGITRAKKDLYITYAESRFMFYEIIRYSPSRFLGEIPDNVCIRTSSTKQLNYLGTKHKVSF; from the coding sequence ATGACACAACAAAGTTTCCTAAACTCATTAAATCCTCAACAACTGCTAGCAGTGTCCCATGTACATGGTCCTATTCTTGTGCTTGCTGGAGCAGGGACTGGTAAAACTAAAGTGTTAACGACTAGAATAGCCAACATAATCCAGCAAGGGTTAACTCTACCTCAAAATATTCTAGCAGTTACTTTTACTAATAAAGCTGCTAGAGAAATGCAAGATCGAATCAACAAAATGATTGATTGTTATGGGCTAAATATAGGTACATTTCATTCTATAGCAGCAAGAATTTTGCGTCAGCAAGCAGAACATTTGAATTTTAGCTTGAATAGTAGGTTTACTATTATTAGCCCTGATGATCAACTTAAATTGGTTAAAGATATAGTTAAGCAGAAAAATATAGATACCAAAAAATATGTTCCCAAACTTTTACATATTATTATTTCGTGTTGGAAAGATCAGGGATTATTGCCGTATAAACTTTCTGAATCTGATATTAAGCTACCAATTCATAAAGTGGCTCAATTTGTCTATGACGAATATCAGCAAAATTTACTAGCATCTAATGTAGTAGATTTCGGGGATTTACTACTTTACAATAATGAATTATTTATAAAAAACCCTATAATATTAAAGTATTATCAGGAACAATATAAATATATTCTGATTGATGAGTATCAAGACACTAACGCTGTTCAGTATCTTTGGGCGAGGATGCTGGCAAGTAGCTCAAAAAATATCTGCTGTGTTGGTGATGATGATCAATCTATATATAGTTGGCGGGGTGCAGAAGTCGGTAATATATTACGTTTTGAAAAGGATTTTCCAAATGCTACAATAATAAAATTAGAACAAAATTATAGATCTAGTTCAAAAATTTTATTAGCTGCATCAAGTGTAATTAACCATAATAAGAATCGTCACGGTAAAACATTATGGACTGATAAAAATGATGGAGAAAAAATTAAAATTATATCTTGTTGGAATGATAAAGAAGAAGCAAGATTCGTTGTATCTGAAATTAGCAAGTTAGTTACAGAGGGAAAGTATAATGCAGGATTAGTTGCGATATTAGTTAGAGCAGGTTTCCAAACTAGAGCATTTGAAGAAGTGTTTATTAGTAATGCATTACCATACAAAATTATAGGTGGTCTTAAGTTTTATGAACGAATGGAGATACGTGACTTACTTGCCTATATACGTATCACTTTAAATCATAGTGACAATCTTGCTCTTGAACGCATAATAAATGTTCCAAGGAGAGCAATTGGTAATACCACATTAAAACAAATAAAAGATTATGCGGTTGAACATAATATACCTATTATTGCTGCCATTCGTCAGATGTTACAAGCAGAAATTTTTAAAAATAAAGTCAAAGATAGTCTAAACAAATTTATTAGTAATATCGATAATTGGAGTTTACGATATAGAAATGACCCAGCTATTAATGTCACTAAGTCTTTACTAGAAGAATCAGGTTATCTTGAGATGCTACAAGAAGAAAAAACAGATGAAGCAACTGGCAGAATTGAAAATATTAATGAAATGCTTAGAGCAATCGCGGAATTCGATAATATTCAAGACTTTATAGAACATTCTAGTTTGGTAATGGAAAATGAGGAATTAGAATCAAATTTTGGTGGTTCTGTTAGCATTATGACTCTTCATGCTGCTAAAGGTCTTGAATTTGATCTAGTTTTTCTACCAGGTTGGGAAGAGGGGGTGTTTCCACATCAGCGATCACTAAGAGAGGGGGAAAAAGGTCTAGAAGAAGAGAGGAGAATCGCCTATGTGGGTATTACTAGAGCTAAGAAAGACCTGTATATTACTTATGCAGAAAGTCGTTTTATGTTTTATGAAATAATAAGATACTCTCCTTCTAGATTTCTTGGAGAAATACCAGATAATGTTTGTATTAGAACTTCTTCAACTAAACAACTTAATTATTTAGGTACAAAACACAAAGTTTCTTTTTAA
- the aspS gene encoding aspartate--tRNA ligase: MHKYRTHNCNELRLKDAGQRVKLSGWVHRRRDHGNLVFIDLRDHFGISQLVFTDQNPSLMDDASRLRYESVITVVGKVIARSDETINDSLMTGKIEILASEFIVESNAENLPLLVNSDQPAPEDTRLKYRFLDLRREKLHNNIMLRSQVIAHVRHLMTQKGFTEFQTPILTASSPEGARDFLVPSRLHPGKFYALPQAPQQFKQLLMVSGFDRYFQIAPCFRDEDARADRSPGEFYQLDVEMSFVTQEEVFNTIEPVMYEIFSKFSDKEVSNTPFVQIPYEQAMLKYGSDKPDLRNPLIIADVTELFRDSNFAIFKENIKNGSVVRAVPAPKASALPRSFFDKMAEFATSEGASGLGYIQFLENGQAKGPIVKFLTDEQLLNLKSLANLQNGDAVFFSSDKADKASKLAGKLRTKLGEELDLLKKDCFEFCWITDFPFYELNEQTKKIDFSHNPFSMPQGGMGVLESAKTVDDLLAIKAYQYDIVCNGIELSSGAIRNHKPEIMYKAFEIAGYSPEVVDKKFGGMIRAFKFGAPPHGGIAPGIDRMVMLLTDSTNVREVIAFPLNQQAEDLLMNAPDYIDEKALKELNINLAPSVRNKLLTEGS, translated from the coding sequence ATGCATAAATACAGGACGCATAATTGTAATGAATTGCGATTAAAGGATGCTGGGCAAAGGGTAAAATTATCCGGCTGGGTACATAGAAGAAGGGATCACGGTAATTTAGTCTTTATTGATCTTAGGGATCATTTTGGTATAAGCCAGTTGGTATTTACTGATCAAAATCCAAGTTTAATGGATGATGCTAGTCGGTTAAGGTATGAATCAGTTATAACTGTTGTAGGTAAAGTGATAGCAAGGAGTGATGAAACAATAAACGACTCGTTAATGACTGGTAAAATTGAAATATTGGCAAGTGAGTTTATAGTTGAGTCTAATGCTGAAAATTTACCATTGTTAGTCAATTCTGATCAACCTGCCCCTGAAGACACTAGACTAAAATATCGCTTCTTAGATCTTAGACGCGAGAAATTACATAATAACATTATGTTAAGATCGCAAGTTATTGCTCACGTGCGGCATCTGATGACACAAAAAGGGTTTACGGAGTTTCAAACACCGATTCTAACGGCTAGTTCACCAGAAGGAGCTAGGGACTTCTTAGTTCCAAGCAGATTACATCCTGGTAAATTTTATGCATTACCACAAGCTCCTCAGCAATTTAAACAATTACTGATGGTATCAGGATTTGATCGCTATTTTCAGATAGCACCTTGTTTTAGAGATGAAGATGCTAGGGCTGATAGGTCACCAGGTGAGTTTTATCAGTTGGATGTAGAGATGTCTTTTGTTACGCAGGAAGAGGTATTTAATACCATTGAGCCGGTAATGTATGAGATATTCAGCAAATTTTCTGATAAAGAAGTATCAAATACACCTTTTGTACAAATTCCATATGAACAAGCAATGTTAAAATATGGTTCTGATAAGCCGGATCTTAGGAATCCACTGATCATTGCAGATGTTACAGAATTATTTAGAGATTCTAACTTTGCTATTTTTAAAGAAAATATAAAAAATGGCTCTGTTGTTAGAGCTGTGCCAGCTCCTAAAGCTTCTGCTTTACCTAGAAGCTTCTTTGACAAAATGGCAGAATTTGCAACTTCCGAGGGAGCAAGCGGGCTTGGTTATATCCAGTTTCTAGAAAATGGACAAGCTAAAGGACCTATTGTTAAATTTCTAACAGATGAGCAATTATTGAATTTAAAGTCTTTAGCGAATCTACAAAATGGTGATGCTGTCTTCTTCTCTAGTGATAAAGCTGATAAAGCATCTAAACTTGCTGGCAAGCTACGAACTAAATTAGGGGAAGAATTAGACCTACTTAAAAAAGATTGTTTTGAGTTTTGTTGGATAACAGATTTCCCATTTTATGAATTAAATGAGCAAACCAAGAAAATAGATTTTAGCCATAATCCGTTTTCTATGCCACAAGGTGGCATGGGAGTGCTAGAATCAGCCAAAACAGTAGATGATTTACTAGCCATCAAAGCATATCAATATGATATTGTTTGTAATGGTATTGAGTTATCTAGTGGAGCAATTAGAAATCATAAACCGGAAATAATGTATAAAGCTTTTGAGATTGCCGGATACTCCCCGGAAGTTGTTGATAAAAAGTTTGGTGGTATGATCAGGGCTTTTAAATTTGGAGCCCCTCCACATGGCGGGATAGCCCCTGGAATAGATAGGATGGTTATGTTATTAACTGATTCAACTAATGTTAGAGAGGTAATAGCTTTCCCACTAAATCAGCAAGCGGAAGATTTATTGATGAATGCTCCTGATTATATTGATGAAAAAGCTTTAAAAGAGCTTAATATTAACTTAGCACCTTCAGTTAGAAATAAATTGTTAACTGAAGGCTCTTAA